In a single window of the Rhinolophus ferrumequinum isolate MPI-CBG mRhiFer1 chromosome 21, mRhiFer1_v1.p, whole genome shotgun sequence genome:
- the TMIGD1 gene encoding transmembrane and immunoglobulin domain-containing protein 1: MAWKSSGLMQTCRFLLLVILFLPREMTSSVLTVNGKTENYILNTHLGFQESLRCAVQNHTREEELLWYREEGTVDLKSGNKINSSSVCVSSISENDNGVTFTCKLQRDQLVSVSVVLNVAFPPLLSGDDFQTAGEGSDVKLVCNVKSNPQAQMMWYKNNSILNLEKNHQVQQTSESLQLSITKVKKSDNGTYRCFATSPLKTVTKDFHLFVTDRTAAVPIEPIIAASVVVFLTLCFGLIARRKRIMKLCIKGEDPQRETAL, from the exons ATGGCATGGAAGAGTAGTGGCCTAATGCAAACATGCAGATTTCTTCtcttagtgattttatttctgccaCGTGAGATGACCA GTTCTGTTTTAACTGTGAATGGTAAAACTGAGAACTATATTCTAAACACTCATCTTGGCTTTCAAGAATCTCTGAGATGTGCTGTTCAAAACCACACCAGAGAGGAAGAACTTCTCTGGTACCGAGAAGAGGGGACCGTAGATttgaaatctggaaataaaatcaattccAGCTCCGTCTGTGTCTCTTCCATCAGTGAAAATGACAATGGAGTCACTTTTACCTGCAAGCTGCAAAGGGATCAGTTGGTGTCCGTCTCAGTGGTGCTGAATGTCGCTT TTCCTCCTCTCTTAAGTGGAGACGACTTCCAAACGGCTGGGGAAGGCAGTGATGTGAAGTTGGTTTGCAATGTGAAATCCAACCCCCAGGCTCAAATGATGTGGTACAAAAACAACAGCATCCtgaatttagagaaaaatcacCAAGTCCAACAGACAAGTGAGTCTCTTCAACTGTCAATCACAAAAGTCAAGAAATCTGACAATGGAACCTACCGCTGTTTTGCAACCTCACCTCTGAAAACAGTGACCAAGGACTTTCACCTCTTTGTCACAG ATAGAACTGCGGCTGTACCCATAGAACCCATTATTGCTGCCAGTGTTGTGGTCTTTCTGACACTGTGTTTTGGACTGATTgctagaagaaaaagaatcatgaAG CTCTGCATAAAGGGTGAAGATCCTCAAAGAGAAACAGCTCT atga